Proteins co-encoded in one Arachis hypogaea cultivar Tifrunner chromosome 13, arahy.Tifrunner.gnm2.J5K5, whole genome shotgun sequence genomic window:
- the LOC140177566 gene encoding uncharacterized protein, with product MTLLPLTILPSIIVIIFVNIFFYECSETYEISSDELDEWLRENVDKSAAEGENQADLRSTEGRYVSSETIPAVNLGSDDPSSQGRTEQSSVNQPSQSMLSPSDSNMMVVREQTPSEALAIVPIQVFVPASQTTTETDFEPTPILQIEGTTET from the exons Atgacacttctacctctga ctatattaccgtctatcatcgtaattatttttgttaacatcttcttttatgaatgtagtgagacatatgaaatatcaagtgacgaaCTAGATGAATGGCTAAGGGAAAATgttgataaatctgctgcagaggg ggagaaccaagctgacctgcgatcgacagaaggtcgctatgtgtcgtctgaaac aataccggctgtgaacttgggaagtgatgatccttcctctcaaggacgcacagaacagagtagtgtaaaccagccgtcacagagcat gttgagtccgtctgattcgaatatgatggttgtgagggaacagacaccgtcggaagcgcttgcaat agtcccgattcaggtttttgtgccggcatcccaaacaaccactgagacagattttgaaccaacccctatactacagattgaagggactacagaaacataa